One Rhipicephalus microplus isolate Deutch F79 unplaced genomic scaffold, USDA_Rmic scaffold_194, whole genome shotgun sequence DNA segment encodes these proteins:
- the LOC142791886 gene encoding uncharacterized protein LOC142791886, with protein MIGLSSGASSMLVLPGSESEPGSCRLLRTNCSSPPDITSEELLSPEITVLWKAASSSTTASSSIKEHHPLTPLRGLGDCTTMQPSNPLTFAMQTTILVFASLQLSNMIGLSSGASSMLVLPGSESEPGSCRLLRTNCSSPPDITSEELLSPEITVLWKAASSSTTASSSIKEHHPLTPLRGLGDCTTMQPSNPLTFAMQVSKSYVLFAKKSSNYFLVQFPSPHCCIAIAVECAHMIHSLLILSGDVETNPGPNGNAAILTELQKLSAGQAQLIAEVQSLKSQLSTTDKRITDLNKRMGDLETHYQTLLPLRNDIEKTQANVINMTKKIQELETSLDDAENRSRRNNLLFYGIPDPTRNETWAESEKMIVDICNNNLGLTVQPNDIERAHRLGIHSLNRNRPIIVKFLSYKTRDALLSNGRKLKNTNYSIGEDFSRPVQYARKQLLAFAKARSDKFSLRFKTLHVGSKRYIFDASSHMVKEIA; from the coding sequence atgataggcctatcctcgggggcgtcatctatgttggtgctgccgggctccgaaagcgagccaggctcctgccgcctactacgcaccaactgctcgtccccaccggatattacgtcggaggaactactatcaccggaaatcaccgtgctatggaaggccgcatcgtcatcaaccacagcatcatcaagtataaaggaacatcacccgctgacgccacttcgtgggctcggtgactgcaccacaatgcagccatctaatccacttacctttgcaatgcagacgaccatacttgtgtttgccagcctgcagctgtcgaacatgataggcctatcctcgggggcgtcatctatgttggtgctgccgggctccgaaagcgagccaggctcctgccgcctactacgcaccaactgctcgtccccaccggatattacgtcggaggaactactatcaccggaaatcaccgtgctatggaaggccgcatcgtcatcaaccacagcatcatcaagtataaaggaacatcacccgctgacgccacttcgtgggctcggtgactgcaccacaatgcagccatctaatccacttacctttgcaaTGCAGGTTAGTAAATCGTATGTCCTCTTCGCTAAAAAGTCGAGTAATTACTTCCTGGTGCAGTTCCCGAGCCCCCACTGCTGTATTGCTATTGCTGTTGAGTGTGCTCATATGATTCACTCGTTGCTGATCTTATCGGGTGACGTCGAAACTAATCCTGGCCCTAACGGAAACGCTGCTATTCTTACTGAGCTACAAAAGCTAAGTGCCGGCCAGGCCCAGCTGATTGCCGAAGTTCAGAGTTTGAAATCTCAACTAAGCACAACGGATAAAAGAATAACAGACTTAAACAAACGAATGGGCGATCTCGAAACACATTACCAAACTCTTCTTCCCCTCAGAAATGATATCGAAAAAACACAGGCTAACGTAATCAACATGACTAAAAAAATTCAAGAGCTAGAAACTTCCCTGGATGACGCTGAAAACAGGTCGCGCCGGAATAACCTTCTATTCTACGGCATCCCTGACCCCACTAGGAATGAAACGTGGGCTGAATCTGAAAAAATGATAGTCGATATCTGCAACAATAACCTTGGACTAACAGTGCAGCCTAACGACATAGAACGCGCACATCGTCTCGGTATTCATTCACTAAACCGAAATCGTCCCATAATTGTGAAATTTTTATCATACAAAACCAGAGATGCACTTTTATCAAACGGCAGGAAACTGAAGAACACTAACTACAGCATCGGGGAGGACTTTTCCCGCCCCGTTCAATATGCGCGCAAGCAATTACTTGCATTTGCAAAAGCACGTTCGGACAAGTTCTCCTTGCGGTTCAAAACACTGCACGTCGGGTCGAAGCGCTATATATTTGACGCATCATCACACATGGTTAAGGAAATTGCATAG